One window of the Tachypleus tridentatus isolate NWPU-2018 chromosome 10, ASM421037v1, whole genome shotgun sequence genome contains the following:
- the LOC143228769 gene encoding LOW QUALITY PROTEIN: scavenger receptor class B member 1-like (The sequence of the model RefSeq protein was modified relative to this genomic sequence to represent the inferred CDS: deleted 1 base in 1 codon), with the protein MMWTWIKKTVVTGAIGLAVLVFGLALLFSFPVLFRYLLYKNLPLKNGSISYEMWKSIPIPIHQRVYFFNMTNPDDFLQKGIKPKLQELGPYTYRCWWVKKNITWHHNNTVTYRENKKYVFVPELSVGSDDDLITTINFPVLAAAAWLRNANSLEKVSASILFFLLKETVFIQRSVRQLTYEGYSDYLTVIAPLINPDIPKTNGYFGWLYGRNNSDDGVFTVFTGKDEISKFNLIENWNGLSSLNYWNGTCNKIEGTNGELDPPLKDNQGMVTIFQPDLCRSWKLEYKEEIKNFGMTSRRFTAKTSVLANGTDNPENRCFATRRHLPSGVMDMSPCRYGSPVGLSLPHFYQASPSYLKTVEGLQPNESSHEFFLDIHPISGLSTNIGARLQLNAILERDKMIKQFSNITELVLPILWQKVTGFMTKELVEELIRDMENPPFYASICSYCLLAVGGLLLLISTSLFLYCWIVTRQLSRREPLLTDDGLEENHSTKPQNFPEINGHAVRDV; encoded by the exons ATGATGTGGACATGGATCAAGAAGACGG tggTAACTGGTGCTATAGGGCTTGCAGTTTTGGTATTTGGTCTCGCCCTGCTGTTTTCTTTCCCAGTCTTATTCAGGTATTTGTTATACAAG AATCTACCTCTTAAAAATGGGTCAATATCATATGAGATGTGGAAGAGCATTCCAATTCCAATCCATCAGAGAGTGTATTTCTTTAATATGACTAATCCAGATGACTTTCTTCAGAAGGGTATAAAACCCAAACTTCAAGAGCTT GGTCCTTATACTTACag GTGCTGGTGGGTTAAAAAGAATATCACCTGGCACCATAACAACACTGTGACATACAGggaaaataaaaagtatgtttttgtACCTGAACTTTCTGTGGGAAGTGACGATGATTTGATCACAACTATAAACTTTCCAGTATTA GCAGCAGCAGCATGGTTACGTAATGCCAATTCACTGGAAAAAGTTTCTGCCTCTAttcttttctttctgttaaaAGAGACTGTTTTCATCCAAAGATCAGTTCGCCAACTAACCTATGAAGGCTACTCTGATTACTTAACAGTAATTGCTCCATTGATTAACCCAGATATACCCAAAACTAATGGATATTTTGGGTGGCTGTATGGG AGGAATAACTCTGATGATGGagtgtttacagtttttacaggAAAGGATGAGATAAGCAAATTCAATCTCATAGAGAACTGGAATGGATTAAG ctctTTGAATTATTGGAATGGAACTTGCAATAAAATTGAAGGAACAA ATGGTGAACTCGATCCTCCATTGAAAGACAATCAAGGCATGGTTACCATATTCCAACCAGATCTGTGCAG AAGCTGGAAACTGGAATACAAGGAGGAAATTAAGAACTTTGGCATGACAAGTCGCCGTTTCACCGCCAAGACCTCTGTGCTTGCTAACGGCACAGATAACCCTGAAAACAGATGTTTCGCCACAAGAAGACATCTTCCATCTGGTGTTATGGACATGAGTCCATGTAGATATG GTTCTCCTGTGGGGCTCTCTTTGCCTCACTTCTATCAAGCATCCCCATCCTACTTGAAAACTGTTGAAGGTCTCCAACCCAATGAGTCCAGTCATGAGTTCTTCCTGGATATTCATCCA ATCTCTGGATTATCGACAAACATTGGTGCTCGCCTTCAGCTTAATGCCATTTTGGAACGAGATAAAATGATAAA GCAGTTTTCCAACATCACAGAACTGGTGTTACCTATTTTGTGGCAAAAAGTT ACTGGATTTATGACAAAAGAGTTAGTTGAAGAGCTGATCAGAGATATGGAAAATCCACCTTTCTATGCTTCTATCTGTTCGTACTGTCTCCTTGCTGTTGGTGGCTTACTGCTATTAATAAGCACTTCTCTGTTTTTGTATTGCTGGATAGTCACTCGACAG CTGTCAAGAAGAGAACCTCTGCTGACAGATGATGGACTTGAAGAAAATCACTCTACCAAACCTCAAAATTTCCCAGAGATAAATGGTCATGCAGTTAGAGATGTTTAA